The sequence below is a genomic window from Salminus brasiliensis chromosome 6, fSalBra1.hap2, whole genome shotgun sequence.
TCGACACTCACCCAAACGATTCTCAGTTGTGAGTCGACTCTTACAAGAGTCTCCTTGTAGTCTTTTCGTCGCCGCTAGAGGTCGCGTTTCCTCCGAACGTAGCAGGGATGAAAACAACCAATGTGGATCAGATACCTCTAGTGGCCAAACTGAGGAATTACAGAGGCGAATGCAAGGTTCATGGTTCAAACTACAGAATTATTCCTTACAAAATATGGAAAATTGGAATTGTACATAGAATTAGATACAGTGTATAAAAAACACAACCATgtcaggcagtggtggctcagcggttagagcgctgggctatcgataacagggttgtgggttcgattcccgggttcggcaagctgccactgttgggcccttgagcaaggccctttaccctctctgctccccgggcgctggagttggctgcccaccgctctgggtgtgtgtgtgtgtgtactcactgcccctaacacatgtgtgtgtgtgtgagtgtgtgttcactaccagatgggttaaatgcggaggacacatttcgctgtacagtccacactgtaccgtgacaaatatgtgcacctttacttaccaaatatatatatatatttactagtttttagaTTTAATGGGCCCACCATTTTCAGTGATCCTCGGTTAAGAGAGTATTTAAGAGCATGGTATCCTGCAGTACACCGTCATAAAACTTGCCTTGCATTCTGGGATAAACAGGTCACACTGCTGGCCAAAGGCAATTATGGCAGTTACCTGTAATTTGCAGAGTATTAAGAAGTAAGCAGTACTTTTGGGGAAGTTGGGGAAGGATTGTAGGTGAGGAATAAGGACACAAGGTCTGTCTCATTTTAATCTCTTGAAACCTCACGTTATGCCTTCTTTCACAGGTGGAACTAGGAGGACTTGGCCAGTCCCTGTAGCAGGCTTCCCAGCTCACGTCCCAGTGGTGGATTCTCTCTTAACTAAACCAAATTTCATCAGACTTAGCCCAGGACCCTCTGCATTGTCCAAAATGGACGTGTGATCTTCTTGCGTTTGAGTGATGGGGGTACGAGTCTTTTTAGAAAGGgggtagtgtgtgtgggtggtggtAGCCTTTTTTGTaggtggtctaagctggtcagCGTATGTCTTTAAATTAGTGTTTGATGAATTAGCTGGTCtctcagcatgaccaacttgaccaagctggttgccaagctggtcatactggtggagcTTGGTCGTGCTTctggtggtcaaccagcttgctcCGTCATAGTATTGTGTAAACGCCCCAAGTGACGGCCTGAAGAAGCGGACACTGGAATGCACAGAAGTGTTCAATTTACTTTAATCATTACACCTTCAGTCACGATAACTTCAGGATCCCAGACACTGGAGCACTTTTATttcttgaaataaatgtaaattatgtatataaataaacgTCGTTCAAAAAAAACTCTAGTTCTGCCTCTCCTGCTCATAAATAATACATCTTTCAGAACGCGAATGGAGGAGCCAAGCAGATGgaaacacacacgtacacacgcatacacacacacggccGTCAAGCTCTGTTCTCCAGAAGGGACTGGAAGTCAGGTGAACAGACCAGTTTGTGTTTAATGTGGCCCAGCACGGACATATCCCCTCTTCTGCCCTCGGTTCCAACGGACACCAGCTcctacagggagagagagacagtaattGACCGAGAAGGAAGGGAAGCTCCTCACAATTTAGCAGGTTTAAGAGTTTTGGCCTGACGGAAAATAAAACGCAGCTCTGAAGAGGAGGTTCATGATGAAAAAGCTCCCCAGCAGATCTCAGTAGAGGCAGTACTGGGCTGCATTAACCAGTTCAGCCACAAGGGGGCAACAGTTTAACAAGCAGTTTAACAAGGGGTGTGCTTACTTTAGCCCAGAAACTGAACTTCTACTAATTATGGTTTAAtaacttttgtttttctttttttttttttttttttttttttagttgtttaaTAGAATTCAGTGACAACACTAAAATGAGCCTTACACCATAAGACAGCACTCTTATGAGGGTCTGCACTGGGGAAATAGAAGTTAGGGAGACTCCCACACACCTGAAGAAGCTGAatattcatataaataaaataattattggaATATTTTGTAGCAATATTAATCAATCATTCTTAATCTTCTGTAAATTTGACGTAGCTTATTGTAATTCTAAATATCGTAGTCTCTGTACCAAGGACGGGAACATCCCTTTAAGCCTTATCTTCCTTTGTATGATCCAAGTTCATCACATTATTCCAGATGTGGAGCTGTAAATCTAATACTAAGAACTAAAGGGACACATCAGCTTCaaaggccccaaaatagaaccctgcaggactccacaagataaaCTAAATGGCCACATCAGCTTCacaggccccaaaatagaaccctgaaggactccacaagacaaacTAAAGGGTCACATCAGCTtgataggccccaaaatagaaccctgcaGGACTCCACAACCTAAACAAAAGGGTCACATCAGCTTCATAGGCCCCAAAAATAGAACCCTgcaggactccacaagataaaCTAAAGGGTCACCaaataaatcataaaagctTCTTCCTTAAAGttgttaaaaaagtaataagGGTCTGATAGGTTCTACCCACAGCTTAGACTGCCTCTTCAGAGAGCTCCTCTCACCCCTCTGTACCAGACatacacatttatttcttttccaccTCTATATAATGGTAAGTCTGTATTATGGTGTTATTTGGAGTGAATGAAAGACCTGGAGGAAAGAGCAGGAGGTCCCCAGAGCCACGTCCAGTGTAACGTTCCCCAAGATGAGCTGCACTCTGCCCGACTTCCTCACCAACAACCGGCCCACCAAACCCTCCTGCAGGTCCTTCAAGTTGCAGACATTCTCCTCCTCAGTTTCCTCCTGCTGCTCCATACATTAACAATAAAATCAGACACATGAGCTCTCACAGAATCAATACACGTACCTATGAGTACTGTAGGTACAGTGTAAGGTTGTGCCATTTCACATAACGAGACAAAATTGCCATATTTCTAACTTTTACACTGACCTGGCCTTCAGTTTTCTGCAGCATAGACTGTCCGTCCTCTGACTGCACAGCCGTTTTTGTTGGTCTGACGTCATTGGTGGGCGGCTGGCCTGGCAGCGAATCAGGTAGCTGCATGAAGAGCAGCTCCTCCTCTTTGCACTGACTCCAGGCTTCAAGAAGGTTGGGCAGCGAATCAGGCTCAGAGATGATGGGTGGCTTTAACATGGGCTCTGGCTTCTTCATCTCTGGTACGTCTGGAGGTTCTTGCTTAACTGAGCAGGAGGAAAGGATGGATGTAAacttctgttttatttattattcaaatactatacattattcagtaactgctaagaactattcagtatccactatgaatcatttggTATCCATTCAGGGAGTTATTCAATAACtaatattcagtattcactgtaaactatttagtatccaccatgaattattcagtatccaccatgaatcctttagtatccaccatgaatccTTCAGTATTCATTCAGAGAGTCATTCAGAAACTACaataaactattcagtatccactatgaatcattcactATCCAATCAGtaactaatataaattattcagtatccactatgaatcattcggTATCCAGTCAGGGAgatattcagtaactaatataaatgattcagtatccactatgaatgctgcagtatccaccatgaatcaTTCGGTATCCATTTAGGGAGttattcagtaaataatataaatgattcactattCAATATGAACGATTCAGTATCCACAAggaatcattcagtaactattcAGAGagttatttagtaactactaaactattcagtattcactataatTCCTTTAGTATCCAATTAGtaactaatataaattattcGGTATTCACCACAAATCATTCTGTATCCTTTCAGGGAGTTGATTCAGTGttcactatgaatgattcaatatcCACAGTATCCATAGtgtttattcagtatgtactacaCACTGCATACAGGCTGCATAGGTTGTAAATAGTTTAGTTATATGGAGCTAGAATTGGTGCTGAATCCTAAAGTCAGAAGTAAAAAGACCACATATGACGGTCACATGATTACATTGAATTGAAGTGTACATTGACATTCTGCCATTTTTACCACGAGAACTGAATAGTACGAACTCAACACCACGCCACATTCTCACCACAAAACCACATTCACAGAGATGGTCATTATAATACTAGTGGGATGGGTGTACTGTTCACAAACCTGTAACAGCAGCACCGGAGCTTTCAGTGTTCATTGGTTCAGCCTCTCCAGAGCTACTTTCCATTTTAAGGCCAGCCTTGGTGTCCTCCTCGAACTCCTCCTTAAAGACCCAGCCAGACACAGCCAGGGGCAGCTGCACGGGACAGCTTCTAGCTTCGCTCCGCAAGTGAGGGTCATCCAGAAACTgcggcacacacacaaacaaacaaaggttCATGGGTTTCGGATcacaaattatttattattattattagaagtaTTAGTAGAAGTGTCTGATTTATATTCTTCTTCATTAATAGTCTTCTGTCTggatttttgcatattttcatCTCATAGGAACGAATACAATCAAACAATGAATcaataatacaaatacactaataacacccaaaaaaacacatggggtaccatagcaacaacctgagaCAACATAGGACTCATtagaaataccacagcaaccacctagactATCTAACACCCAATAGCAATTATCTAATATACTACAGtagagcaaccacctagcaaaaaccttagtgaccatgtagcaacagcccagcaactgcctggaaggacGGTCctcatttttactatttttttattttttatttattaattaatttattacaaCATTTCCAGACCCGTAGCAACTAGAGGCGACTAACTTTATCTTGTGTTCACACTTCAGCCTGGATGGAATACTGCTGGAAATGGTACTGGGTCCTTTTTGGCATTTATGCTCTATAAACACTTACATTGTCTCTCTCCAGCTTGCGCAGAATCTCTTTGGTCTCCTCTTccgtctctctcttctccttcttaaTGTTGATGATAGGGGATGGGCCGCTGTTGGGCGTGTCTCGCGCGTCATCATACACTCCTAGCAAACACAAGAAACCAGGTcaaaaaagcagcagaaattggAAAATTCTCAAGCTCATTGCTAGGACCCACCTGTGCCACATAGGTTTTTGTGTGTCTTTACTTTTTAGACTTGCATGGATTCATATAGGCCTTGAATTACTTTGAGTTATTTAAGGCACACAGATACGTTAGACTGAAAGGCCACAGGCTCAGGTCAGCAT
It includes:
- the polr3d gene encoding DNA-directed RNA polymerase III subunit RPC4 — its product is MATPGSGDAGPPRTPQPGGGRGSVLGRRLPAALSPGRLPTMRSRDLTLGGVKKKTFTPNIIGRKSKEELKADEGPRRERKDADRGRQRDGRGRGRGRPEVIQSHSIFEQGPAEMMAKRRGVYDDARDTPNSGPSPIINIKKEKRETEEETKEILRKLERDNFLDDPHLRSEARSCPVQLPLAVSGWVFKEEFEEDTKAGLKMESSSGEAEPMNTESSGAAVTVKQEPPDVPEMKKPEPMLKPPIISEPDSLPNLLEAWSQCKEEELLFMQLPDSLPGQPPTNDVRPTKTAVQSEDGQSMLQKTEGQQEETEEENVCNLKDLQEGLVGRLLVRKSGRVQLILGNVTLDVALGTSCSFLQELVSVGTEGRRGDMSVLGHIKHKLVCSPDFQSLLENRA